The DNA segment TGTTATTGGCGGACTGACTTCTGACCGTGCGCTCAAACTGGTGCGTGGTCTGAAGGATCTTAATATCGTCGGTATGGACGTGGTGGAAGTCGCTCCGGCTTACGATCAATCTGAAATCACCGCGCTGGCAGCTGCAACGCTGGCGCTGGAAATGCTCTATATTCAGGCAGATAAAAAAGGCGAATAATCTTCGCGTTTTACTGATATCAAGGCGGCCTTTGGGCCGCCTTTTTTCGTTATGGATGGCTAATTTTTTTTGCCAACAACAATTGGATTTTCATACTGATTGGGCGGCTGGTGGAGGCAAAAACCGATTCACCCACCCTGTGAGACTGTTGGCAAAGCATTTGGGAATAATGCATGGGCTGCAGCGCAATAATTTTGCACATCGTTTTCGCCTCATCGGCATGGATACTCATGCGATAAAACCAGAATAAGGCGATCGTTATAAAGGTTGGGTAAAACGTTGGAGGTGTGGGATAAAAAATGTGTCAACAGGATTTTTCAAACTTAAGAGAGCCCGTTTACCCGCTTATGGATGTTATATCTATTTATTTTGTTATTCCTCTTAATATATTTACATCAACAATCCCTTTTTTAATCTAATTTTTTGAATGACTATCTGATTGCAGATAAATCCTACAAATCCTTATTCTGTGTGCCACTGGAGTTAACGAAACGTTACCCTTTCTACTTATTAAGGGGTAAATATTGAGTGAATAGTTCTATTTTTTGATTTGACTCAATATGAGCAGGGTTGTAACTGTTAGTTTGCCGCTGACAAAAACATCATTGAAGCAATGAGGATGGCAATGGACGTCAGTCGCAGACAGTTTTTTAGAATCTGCGCCGGCGGGATGGCTGGTACAACAGCGGCAGTTTTAGGATTTACTCCTACTATGGCGCTGGCGGAGTCACGTAACTATAAGTTGCTGCGTGCAAAAGAAACCCGTAACTCCTGTACCTATTGTTCTGTTGGCTGTGGGTTATTGATGTATAGCCTTGGCGATGGTGCCAAGAACGCGAAATCAACGATTTTTCATATTGAAGGGGACCCGGATCATCCGGTAAACCGTGGCGCACTTTGCCCGAAAGGTGCTGGCCTGCTGGATTATATCCACAGTGAAAATCGTCTGCGTTACCCTGAATACCGTGCGCCAGGCTCTGATAAATGGCAGCGCATTAGCTGGGACGATGCTTTTGAGCGCATTGCCAAGCTGATGAAAAACGACCGTGATAAGAATTTTGAAACGACAAACGCCGAAGGCGTCACGGTTAACCGCTGGCTTTCAACCGGTATGTTGTGCGCCTCTGCGGCCAGCAATGAAACCGGTATGCTCACGCAAAAATTCGCCCGTTCACTGGGCATGTTGGCGGTTGATAACCAAGCGCGCGTCTGACACGGACCAACGGTAGCAAGTCTTGCTCCAACATTTGGTCGCGGTGCGATGACCAACCACTGGGTTGATATCAAAAACGCCAACGTAGTTATGGTGATGGGTGGCAACGCCGCTGAAGCGCATCCGGTCGGATTCCGCTGGGCGATGGAAGCCAAAAACAACAATGACGCCACGCTGATTGTGGTCGATCCGCGCTTTACCCGTACCGCTTCGGTTGCGGATATTTATGCGCCGATCCGCTCTGGTACCGACATTACCTTCTTGTCGGGCGTTTTGCTGTACCTGATTTCTAACAACAAAATTAACGCTGAATACGTTAAAAACTACACTAACGCCAGCCTGCTGGTGCGTGATGATTTTACGTTTGAAGACGGTTTGTTCAGCGGCTATGACGAATCTAAACGTCAGTACGACAAAACTACGTGGAACTACCAGTTCGACGAAAATGGCTATGCCAAACGCGATGACACCTTGCAGCATCCGCGCTGCGTGTGGAATCTGCTGAAAGCGCACGTGAGCCGCTATACGCCAGACGTGGTGGAAAATATCTGTGGTACACCGCAGGCGGATTTCCTGAAAGTCTGCGAAGTCTTAGCGTCAACCAGCGCAGCCGATCGTACAACGACGTTCCTGTATGCATTGGGTTGGACTCAGCACACCGTGGGTGCGCAGAACATCCGTACTATGGCGATGATCCAACTGCTGTTAGGCAATATGGGGATGGCCGGTGGCGGTGTTAACGCCTTACGTGGTCACTCTAATATTCAGGGTCTTACCGATCTTGGTTTGCTGTCTACCAGCCTGCCGGGCTATTTGACGCTGCCATCAGAAAAACACACCAATCTAGAAACTTATCTGGCAGCCAATACTCCAAAAGCGACGCTGCCGGGTCAGGTTAACTATTGGGGTAACTATCCGAAATTCTTCGTCAGCTTGATGAAGGCTTTCTATGGTGACGATGCGCAGAAAGAAAATAACTGGGGCTTTGATTGGCTGCCGAAGTGGGATCAATCCTACGACGTGATGAAGTACTTCCAGATGATGGATCAGGGCAAAGTCACCGGCTATATCTGCCAAGGCTTTAACCCGGTGGCGTCGTTCCCAGATAAGAATAAGGTCGTTGAGTCGCTTTCTAAGCTGAAATATCTGGTGATTATCGATCCGTTGGTGACAGAAACGTCAAACTTCTGGCAAAACCACGGTGAGATGAACGAGGTTGATACGGCATCGATCCAGACTGAAGTCTTCCGTCTACCTTCAACCTGCTTCGCAGAAGAAGATGGTTCGATTGCAAACTCAGGCCGTTGGCTGCAATGGCATTGGAAAGGCGCCGACGCCCCAGGTGAAGCGCGTAACGACGGCGAAATTCTTGCCGGTCTGTACCATCGTCTACGCACCATGTACCAGAATGAAGGCGGTAAAGGCGTTGAGCCGTTACTGAAAATGGGCTGGGGCTATGAGCAGCCAGATCATCCTGAATCTGAAGAAGTGGCGAAAGAGAACAACGGTTATGCGTTGGCCGATTTGTACGACGCTAACGGCACGTTGTTAGCCAAAAAAGGTCAGCTGCTGGATACCTTTGCTCATCTGCGCGACGACGGCACCACGGCAAGCGCCTGCTGGATTTATGCCGGTAGCTGGACCAGCAAGGGCAACCAGATGGCGAATCGTGATAACAGCGATCCTTCCGGCTTAGGTAACACGCTGGGCTGGGCTTGGGCATGGCCGCTGAACCGCCGCATTATTTATAACCGTGCGTCGGCAGATCCAATGGGTAAACCGTGGGATCCTAAGCGCATGCTGATCGAGTGGAATGGCAGTAAGTGGGTCGGAAACGATATTCCAGACTACAACACCGCCGCACCGGGCAGCGGCGTCGGGCCGTTTATCATGCAGCCGGAAGGCTTGGGTCGTCTGTTTGCCATCGACAAGATGGCGGAAGGGCCATTCCCTGAGCACTATGAGCCGTTTGAAACACCGTTGGGTACCAACCCACTGCATCCAAACGTTATCTCCAATCCGGCGGCGCGTTTGTATGAGGCGGATGCCAAACGTATGGGTAACAAGACTGAGTTCCCTTACGTCGGTACCACGTATCGTCTGACCGAGCATTTCCACACGTGGACGAAGCATGCGCGTCTTAACGCCATCGTTCAGCCTGAACAGTTCGTGGAGATCAGCGAAGGTTTGGCGAAAGCGAAGGGCATTGAGCACGGTGATACGGTGAAAGTCAGCAGCAAACGCGGCTTTATCAAAGCGAAAGCGGTGGTGACTCGCCGTCTGCGTACCTTGCAGGTCAATGGTCAGGAAGTGGATACCGTGGGTATTCCAATTCACTGGGGCTTTGAAGGCGTGGCGCGCAAAGGCTTTATCGCCAACACCCTGACTCCGTTCGTTGGCGACGCTAACTCGCAAACGCCAGAGTACAAGGCGTTTTTAGTTAACGTGGAAAAGGTGTAAGGAGCCGAACTTATGTCCATGCAATCACAAGACATTATCAAGCGTTCGGCGACTAATGCCTTAACGCCGCCGCCGCAGGCTCGCGACTACAAAGAAGAAGTGGCTAAGCTTATCGACGTGTCTACCTGTATTGGCTGCAAAGCCTGTCAGGTAGCCTGTTCTGAGTGGAACGACATTCGTGACGAGGTAGGGCACTGCGTTGGGGTTTACGATAACCCTGCCGATTTGAGCGCTAAATCTTGGACGCTGATGCGTTTCTCGGAAGTCGAGCAAAACGGCAAGCTGGAGTGGCTCATCCGTAAGGATGGCTGCATGCACTGTACCGATCCGGGCTGCCTGAAGGCATGCCCGTCGGCGGGTGCAATCATTCAGTATGCAAACGGCATCGTCGATTTCCAGTCTGAACACTGTATCGGCTGTGGCTACTGCATCGCAGGCTGTCCGTTCAATATTCCTCGCTTAAATCCGGACGACAACCGTGTGTACAAATGCACACTGTGCGTTGACCGCGTGAGCGTGGGACAAGAACCGGCCTGTGTGAAAACGTGTCCGACCGGTGCGATTCATTTCGGCAGCAAGAAAGAGATGCTGGAAGTGGCGAGCGAGCGCGTTGAGAAGCTGAAAAAACGTGGCTTTGAGCATGCGGGTATTTATAACCCCGAAGGCGTTGGCGGCACTCACGTGATGTATGTTCTGCATCATGCGGATAAGCCAGAGCTTTATCACAACCTGCCGAAAGATCCGAAGATCGATATGGCGGTTGGTTTGTGGAAAGGGGTGTTGAAGCCGCTGTCGGTAGCGGGATTTATCGCGACCTTTGCCGGTTTGATTTATCACTACATTGGCGTAGGCCCGAACAAAGAGGTGAGCGACGAAGAAGAAGGTGATGACGAGAAGGGGAACCATCATGAGTAAAAGTAAAATGATCGTTCGTACCAAATTCATCGACCGTGCCTGTCATTGGACGGTGGTAATTTGTTTCTTCTTGGTTTCGCTATCTGGCATCGCGCTGTTCTTTCCAACGTTGCAGTGGCTGACACAAACGTTTGGTACACCGCAGATGGGGCGCATCATGCACCCATTCTTTGGCGTGCTGATTTTTGTGGCGCTGATGTTCATGTTCTTCCGTTTTGTGAAGCACAACATTCCTGAACGTGAAGACGTGCCGTGGGTGGTGAACATCGTTGAAGTGCTTAAAGGTAATGAGCACGAAGTTGCCGATGTGGGTAAATATAACGCCGGTCAGAAAATGATGTTCTGGAGCATCATGAGCCTGATTTTCGTGTTGCTGGTCACCGGCATCATTATCTGGCGTCCGTATTTTGCCCAGCACTTCCCGATCGAAATGGTGCGCTATTCGCTGCTGATCCATGCGGCTGCGGCTATCGTGCTGATCCACGCGATCCTGATCCATATGTATATGGCCTTCTGGGTTAAGGGATCGATCAAAGGCATGGTGGAAGGTAAAGTCAGCCGTCGCTGGGCGCGTAAGCATCACCCACGCTGGTATCGTGAAATCGAAGCCAAAGAGGTGAAAGGCGAGATAGCCGACGACTAATTTGTTTGGTTAGAATCGTTAAATAAAAACCGCAGCCAAAGAAAAGCTGCGGTTTTTTTATGCGTCAGATCTTATTTGTCTGCAGCGATACGATCGCGGATATGCTGTGCGCGTTCGGTTGATGGTGGGTGAGAATCGAACATGCTGCCTTTGCGGCCACCGTCGAGCTCAGCCAGTTTCTCAAAGCTGGTGGCCAACCCCAGCGTGTTCAGCTTGTGCTTTTTCAGGAAATCATAAGAGAAGTCGTCGGCTTCAGATTCCTGATGCTGTGAGAACTGCGAGTTGATCAGCGCTTCGCCCAGATCGGCTAGCTGCGTTTGTGACAGCTCGGCGGCCACGCCGCCGGTGGAGGCTACCGCTGTTCTTGCCGCGATGGTGCCATAAGCCACCTTCATGGCTTTCAGGCTGTGGCCGAGTGCCACGTGCCCCATTTCATGGCCTAACACGCCTTCGATTTCATCGTCAGTCATCATGTCCATCAGGCTGCTGTATACGCGGATGCAGCCGTTTGCCATTGCGAACGCGTTGATGTCATCGGTCATGTACACCTTGTAGTTAACCGGCAGCCCGTTGATGTTGTTACCCATCGCCTTCGCAATTTTGTTTAAGCGTTTGGTGTATTTGCTTTTACTGCTGGCGATTTGGCTTTGGCTATCCAACTCTTTACAGGATTGATTAGCGAGGGATCTTGCGTCTGCATCGCTGAGTGTTGCGGCCTGAATCGCTTGCACGCCAGACTGCGCGGCCATTTGGGTATTAATATTCTCACAGCCGGTTAATGTGGCCGATGCGATGGCTATCGCGATAAGCGTTTTAATGTTCATTATCTTTATCTTCCGTTGACAAATGATAGGTTAATTGTATGATTTTTATACAGTAAAATCGGCTGAGACTATCATTAGGCAGAAGATGGAAGTAGTTAATTTACGATTAAAATAGAAGCAATTTTGTGGGCGGGAACGAAGTGAAAATGGCTCCGAAATGACATCGGAGCCTGAGTTTATTATTGCTCTGCGGCGATGCGATCGCGAATGTGCTGGGCACGAGCCTGAGAAGATGGGTGGTCGTCAAACATGCTACTCTGACGCCCTGCTTCCTGAGAGGCCAGTTTGTCGAAGCTGGTGGCTAGCCCAATCGGGTTGATTCCGCGCTTTTTAAGCAGATCGAAAGAGTAGTCGTCGGCTTCGCTTTCTTGTTTTTGTGAGAACTGCGAATTCACCAGTTTTTCTCCCAGATCTGCGAGCTGTGATTGGGATAGCTGCGCGCCGATACCGCTGCTGGCGGCAATGGCGGTACGTGCAGCCGTGGTGGCATAAGCCACCTGCATCGCTTTACGCGAATGGCCTAATGCAACGTGGCCCATTTCATGCCCAAGTACGCCTTCGACTTCGTTGTCATTCATCATGTCCATAAGTCCGCTGTAGACACGCACGCAGCCGTTAGCCATCGCCCACGCGTTGACATCTTTCGTCACGTAGACTTTATAGTTGACTGGGGTACCATTGATATCGCTGCCCAGTGCTTTTGAAATGGTCGCCAGACGTTTGGCATAGGTGCTATCCGCAGGGGCAATTTGGTTCTTGCTGTCCATTTCCGCACAAGACTGTTCACTTAGGGCTTTGACCTGTGCATCAGAAAGCGTTGCGGCCTGAAAGGCCTGCGCGCCAGACTGCATCAGTCCTTCAGTATTCATGTTTTGACAGCCGCTGAGGAAGGCAGAGGCTGTTAGAGCAATAAGAGGAAGTGTTATTTTGTTCATGTTATTTTCCTTGGGTGCAGTCTTTCCAGAGATTGAATGACGATCTGTGGTAGTGTATCCAGCGCCAATTAGGCTGTCATTGAGTATGTATTCTGTCTATACAGACCCCGTATGAAAGCGGATTAATCTGCTATTAAGAGAAATATAATGAGACATCATCGACTCATTTAGCCTTAGGGATTGCTGTTTTCATACGTAGTCTGAGAAAATACCCCGAACCCTGTTTCTTTAAATCCGACTTGGAGTAGAACATGTCCTCTCGTAAAGAGCTTGCCAATGCGATCCGTGCACTCAGTATGGACGCTGTGCAGAAAGCCAATTCTGGTCATCCAGGTGCCCCTATGGGTATGGCTGATATCGCGGAAGTCCTGTGGCGCGATTACATGAATCACAACCCGACCAATCCAAATTGGGCCGATCGTGACCGCTTTGTGCTTTCTAACGGCCATGGCTCTATGTTGATTTATAGCCTGCTGCACCTCACTGGCTATGACCTGCCAATCACCGAGCTGGAAAATTTCCGTCAGTTGCACTCTAAAACTCCAGGTCACCCAGAATACGGTTATACCCCAGGCGTAGAAACCACCACTGGCCCACTGGGTCAGGGCATCGCGAATGCGGTGGGTATGGCAATTGCTGAACGTACTTTGGCCGCGCAGTTTAACCGTCCTGGTCACGATATCGTGAATCACCACACCTATGCATTCTTGGGTGATGGCTGCATGATGGAAGGCATTTCTCACGAAGTTTGCTCTCTGGCGGGTACCTTGAAGCTGGGCAAACTGACCGCGTTCTATGATGACAACGGTATTTCTATCGATGGTCACGTTGAAGGCTGGTTCACCGATAACACCGCTGAGCGTTTTGAAGCTTACGGCTGGCACGTTATCCGTGGCGTAGATGGTCACAACAGCGACGCAATCAAAGCGGCTATCGAAGACGCACGTAAAGTAACCGATAAGCCATCTCTGCTGATGTGCAAAACTACCATCGGTTTCGGTTCACCGAACAAAGCCGGTTCTCATGAAGCTCACGGTGCACCACTGGGTGCCGCTGAAATTGAAGCAACCCGTAAAGCACTGGGCTGGAACTACGCTCCGTTTGAAATCCCTCAGGAAATCTATTCTCAGTGGGATGCTAAAGAAGCGGGCAAAGCAAAAGAAAGCGCTTGGGATAAGAAATTTGCTGCCTATCAGGCTGCATTCCCTGAACTGGCCGCTGAGTTCAAACGTCGCGTAAGCGGTGAACTGCCAGCTAACTGGGCTGAAGAATCCAAGAAATTCATCGATCACCTGCAAGCTAATCCAGCGAAAATCGCAAGCCGTAAAGCGTCTCAAAACGCGCTGGAAGCTTTCGGTAAAGTTCTGCCTGAATTCCTAGGTGGTTCTGCTGACCTGGCACCAAGCAACCTGACTATGTGGTCTGGTTCTAAGCCACTGAACGAAGATCTGGCCGGTAACTACATCCATTACGGTGTACGTGAATTCGGTATGTCAGCCATCATGAACGGTATTGCTCTGCACGGTGGTTTCCTGCCATACGGCGCTACCTTCCTGATGTTTATGGAGTATGCACGCAACGCCGTTCGCATGGCAGCGCTGATGAAAATCCGTAATATCTTCGTTTATACCCATGACTCTATCGGTCTGGGCGAAGATGGCCCAACTCACCAGCCGGTTGAGCAGATGGCTAGCCTGCGTGTGACACCAAACATGAACACATGGCGTCCATGTGACCAGGTTGAATCTGCGGTTGCATGGCAGTTCGCTATTCAGCGTAACGATGGCCCATCTGCGCTGATCTTCTCGCGTCAGAATCTGGCACAGATGGATCGTACTCCAGAGCAGGTGGCTAACATCTCTCGCGGTGGTTACATCCTGAAAGATTGCGCTGGTCAGCCAGAGCTGATTTTCATTGCGACCGGTTCTGAAGTTGAACTGGCTGTGAACGCCGCAGATCAGCTGACCGCAGAAGGTCGTAAGGTTCGCGTCGTTTCAATGCCTGCAACTGAAGTCTTCGACAAGCAAGACGCTGCATACCGTGAGTCCGTACTGCCAGCGGCAGTGAGCGCTCGCGTTGCGGTTGAAGCCGGTATCGCTGACTTCTGGTACAAGTATGTTGGTCTGAACGGTACCGTGGTCGGTATGACGACCTTCGGCGAATCTGCGCCAGCTGAGCTGCTGTTCAAAGAGTTTGGCTTCACTGTAGACAACGTTGTCGCTAAAGCGAAAGCGCTGCTGAAATAATTCGGTAGTTATCGCTGATAAAAACGGGATTGCCGCAGGGCAGTCCCGTTTTTTTATGCTTAACGATGGGCTTTAATGCCCATAAATTGTGAGCTATAGCACATTTTAAGCGAAAGAAAGCGAGGCATAACGCCCATTTTATTGAGGTTATTTCTTTTATTGAGCCTTTGGTTTATTCTTGGCTGAAGCGTTTCAGTTGATTGATGAAACATCAATTATCGAGATTATGTGACAGCGGGATTTCCATCGTTTTCGATGCTGGATTACTCTATGCTCTTGCCTTAAAACTTTCGTTTTAAACTGCGTTTGGCGCAGGGAGTGATATGACTATTCGCATCGCAATAAACGGTTTTGGCCGAATCGGGCGCAGCGTATTACGCGCGTTATACGAATCTGGCCGTAGAGTAGAGATGTCCGTGGTAGCGATAAATGAATTGGCAAATGCGGAAGGCATGGCTCATTTATTGAAATACGATTCCAGTCATGGGCGCTTTGCTTGGGATGTCCGTCAGGAACGGGATACGATGTGGGTAGGCGATGACACAATTCGTCTGCTGCATGAGAAGCAGATTGCAGATTTACCGTGGCGTGAACTGGGTGTGGATATCGTACTCGACTGTAGTGGTGTTTATGGCAGTCGAGCCGATGGTGAAGCTCATATTATGGCGGGGGCCAAAAAAGTTTTGTTCTCCCATCCAGGCAGTCACGATCTTGATGCGACCGTAGTCTACGGTGTGAACCAGCAGGAATTGCAGCCAGAACACCACATTGTGTCTAACGCATCCTGCACGACTAACTGCATTATCCCTGTCATTAAATTGCTCGATGATGCGTTTGGGATTGAATCGGGTACCGTTACCACGATTCACTCATCAATGAACGATCAGCCGGTGATAGATGCGTACCATTCCGACCTGCGTCGGACGCGTGCCGCCAGCCAGTCTATAATTCCCGTCGACACGAAGTTAGCGGCTGGTATCACCCGCATTTTTCCTAAGTTCTGCGATCGCTTTGAGGCGATTTCAGTGCGAGTGCCAACGATTAACGTGACGGCAATCGATTTGAGCGTCAGCGTGCAGGCCGCAGTAAAGGTGAGTGATGTCAACCACCTACTGCAAAAGGCAGCAAGCACCTCATTTCGTGGTATAGTTGACTATACAGAATTACCACTGGTTTCGACCGATTTTAATCATGACCCGCACAGTGCCATTGTTGATGGCACGCAGACGCGCGTCAGCGGTCAACACTTGATAAAAACGTTGGTCTGGTGTGACAACGAATGGGGTTTTGCCAATCGTATGTTAGATACGACGCTGGCAATGTTCCAAGCGGTTTCCAGTACGGCACAGCAGCCTGTGCAGCTGTGACGGTCAAGCAACTTTAAGAGAATCAACGAGAGGGTTCACCAT comes from the Hafnia alvei genome and includes:
- the fdnG gene encoding formate dehydrogenase-N subunit alpha; this encodes MDVSRRQFFRICAGGMAGTTAAVLGFTPTMALAESRNYKLLRAKETRNSCTYCSVGCGLLMYSLGDGAKNAKSTIFHIEGDPDHPVNRGALCPKGAGLLDYIHSENRLRYPEYRAPGSDKWQRISWDDAFERIAKLMKNDRDKNFETTNAEGVTVNRWLSTGMLCASAASNETGMLTQKFARSLGMLAVDNQARVUHGPTVASLAPTFGRGAMTNHWVDIKNANVVMVMGGNAAEAHPVGFRWAMEAKNNNDATLIVVDPRFTRTASVADIYAPIRSGTDITFLSGVLLYLISNNKINAEYVKNYTNASLLVRDDFTFEDGLFSGYDESKRQYDKTTWNYQFDENGYAKRDDTLQHPRCVWNLLKAHVSRYTPDVVENICGTPQADFLKVCEVLASTSAADRTTTFLYALGWTQHTVGAQNIRTMAMIQLLLGNMGMAGGGVNALRGHSNIQGLTDLGLLSTSLPGYLTLPSEKHTNLETYLAANTPKATLPGQVNYWGNYPKFFVSLMKAFYGDDAQKENNWGFDWLPKWDQSYDVMKYFQMMDQGKVTGYICQGFNPVASFPDKNKVVESLSKLKYLVIIDPLVTETSNFWQNHGEMNEVDTASIQTEVFRLPSTCFAEEDGSIANSGRWLQWHWKGADAPGEARNDGEILAGLYHRLRTMYQNEGGKGVEPLLKMGWGYEQPDHPESEEVAKENNGYALADLYDANGTLLAKKGQLLDTFAHLRDDGTTASACWIYAGSWTSKGNQMANRDNSDPSGLGNTLGWAWAWPLNRRIIYNRASADPMGKPWDPKRMLIEWNGSKWVGNDIPDYNTAAPGSGVGPFIMQPEGLGRLFAIDKMAEGPFPEHYEPFETPLGTNPLHPNVISNPAARLYEADAKRMGNKTEFPYVGTTYRLTEHFHTWTKHARLNAIVQPEQFVEISEGLAKAKGIEHGDTVKVSSKRGFIKAKAVVTRRLRTLQVNGQEVDTVGIPIHWGFEGVARKGFIANTLTPFVGDANSQTPEYKAFLVNVEKV
- the fdxH gene encoding formate dehydrogenase subunit beta; the protein is MSMQSQDIIKRSATNALTPPPQARDYKEEVAKLIDVSTCIGCKACQVACSEWNDIRDEVGHCVGVYDNPADLSAKSWTLMRFSEVEQNGKLEWLIRKDGCMHCTDPGCLKACPSAGAIIQYANGIVDFQSEHCIGCGYCIAGCPFNIPRLNPDDNRVYKCTLCVDRVSVGQEPACVKTCPTGAIHFGSKKEMLEVASERVEKLKKRGFEHAGIYNPEGVGGTHVMYVLHHADKPELYHNLPKDPKIDMAVGLWKGVLKPLSVAGFIATFAGLIYHYIGVGPNKEVSDEEEGDDEKGNHHE
- the fdnI gene encoding formate dehydrogenase-N subunit gamma produces the protein MSKSKMIVRTKFIDRACHWTVVICFFLVSLSGIALFFPTLQWLTQTFGTPQMGRIMHPFFGVLIFVALMFMFFRFVKHNIPEREDVPWVVNIVEVLKGNEHEVADVGKYNAGQKMMFWSIMSLIFVLLVTGIIIWRPYFAQHFPIEMVRYSLLIHAAAAIVLIHAILIHMYMAFWVKGSIKGMVEGKVSRRWARKHHPRWYREIEAKEVKGEIADD
- a CDS encoding M48 family metallopeptidase, with product MMNIKTLIAIAIASATLTGCENINTQMAAQSGVQAIQAATLSDADARSLANQSCKELDSQSQIASSKSKYTKRLNKIAKAMGNNINGLPVNYKVYMTDDINAFAMANGCIRVYSSLMDMMTDDEIEGVLGHEMGHVALGHSLKAMKVAYGTIAARTAVASTGGVAAELSQTQLADLGEALINSQFSQHQESEADDFSYDFLKKHKLNTLGLATSFEKLAELDGGRKGSMFDSHPPSTERAQHIRDRIAADK
- a CDS encoding M48 family metallopeptidase, which produces MNKITLPLIALTASAFLSGCQNMNTEGLMQSGAQAFQAATLSDAQVKALSEQSCAEMDSKNQIAPADSTYAKRLATISKALGSDINGTPVNYKVYVTKDVNAWAMANGCVRVYSGLMDMMNDNEVEGVLGHEMGHVALGHSRKAMQVAYATTAARTAIAASSGIGAQLSQSQLADLGEKLVNSQFSQKQESEADDYSFDLLKKRGINPIGLATSFDKLASQEAGRQSSMFDDHPSSQARAQHIRDRIAAEQ
- the tkt gene encoding transketolase; translation: MSSRKELANAIRALSMDAVQKANSGHPGAPMGMADIAEVLWRDYMNHNPTNPNWADRDRFVLSNGHGSMLIYSLLHLTGYDLPITELENFRQLHSKTPGHPEYGYTPGVETTTGPLGQGIANAVGMAIAERTLAAQFNRPGHDIVNHHTYAFLGDGCMMEGISHEVCSLAGTLKLGKLTAFYDDNGISIDGHVEGWFTDNTAERFEAYGWHVIRGVDGHNSDAIKAAIEDARKVTDKPSLLMCKTTIGFGSPNKAGSHEAHGAPLGAAEIEATRKALGWNYAPFEIPQEIYSQWDAKEAGKAKESAWDKKFAAYQAAFPELAAEFKRRVSGELPANWAEESKKFIDHLQANPAKIASRKASQNALEAFGKVLPEFLGGSADLAPSNLTMWSGSKPLNEDLAGNYIHYGVREFGMSAIMNGIALHGGFLPYGATFLMFMEYARNAVRMAALMKIRNIFVYTHDSIGLGEDGPTHQPVEQMASLRVTPNMNTWRPCDQVESAVAWQFAIQRNDGPSALIFSRQNLAQMDRTPEQVANISRGGYILKDCAGQPELIFIATGSEVELAVNAADQLTAEGRKVRVVSMPATEVFDKQDAAYRESVLPAAVSARVAVEAGIADFWYKYVGLNGTVVGMTTFGESAPAELLFKEFGFTVDNVVAKAKALLK
- the epd gene encoding erythrose-4-phosphate dehydrogenase, yielding MTIRIAINGFGRIGRSVLRALYESGRRVEMSVVAINELANAEGMAHLLKYDSSHGRFAWDVRQERDTMWVGDDTIRLLHEKQIADLPWRELGVDIVLDCSGVYGSRADGEAHIMAGAKKVLFSHPGSHDLDATVVYGVNQQELQPEHHIVSNASCTTNCIIPVIKLLDDAFGIESGTVTTIHSSMNDQPVIDAYHSDLRRTRAASQSIIPVDTKLAAGITRIFPKFCDRFEAISVRVPTINVTAIDLSVSVQAAVKVSDVNHLLQKAASTSFRGIVDYTELPLVSTDFNHDPHSAIVDGTQTRVSGQHLIKTLVWCDNEWGFANRMLDTTLAMFQAVSSTAQQPVQL